Proteins from one Desulfomonilia bacterium genomic window:
- a CDS encoding carboxylesterase/lipase family protein, with translation MKRIIFNIPIAVLVSLFLIMNSSGCSHSKVIPSGVPDMAKGRITNQVIAVTDKGRIAGRVEPDGFLTFLGIPYAEPPVGDLRFEKLQPFKPWKGILKAHTFGPVFPQSYDKTEPSSLYLQDEDCLTLNIWTPAVDNAKRPVMVYIHGGGYLWGSGMDPLYDCGNIARRGKIVAVNFNYRMGALGYLDLSAVGGDAYADSGNLAVLDQITALKWIHDNIAAFGGDPDNVTIFGESAGAGSVSTLLSVSQAQGLFSKAIPQSGAIRITRSKEYAQSITKRFMELAGVTDIKGLKDISSNDFFIAQKKLLKEAGLATDRLFGPVRDGRVVPVDPIKAISEGSAKNVSLLTGTTEDEARFWIKYEPLLPYIPASVLLTFTPDTKGWDSTTKTNVIDFYKKKFPDANSGDIGLAIATDFFFRMPQIHLAEAQAGFGNTWMYLFTWDSPIEKGVYGSRHALELRFVLDNKDAEVGDNPPVKLTENMMDAWIAFAKTGNPNHKGIPEWPRYDTKTRATMIFNEKCMVVNDPGSEERIFWEKTKPSSK, from the coding sequence ATGAAGCGAATAATCTTCAATATACCTATAGCTGTTCTTGTTTCTCTATTCCTTATTATGAATTCTTCAGGGTGCTCTCATAGCAAGGTGATCCCTTCCGGCGTTCCAGACATGGCGAAGGGCCGTATAACAAACCAGGTTATCGCTGTTACGGACAAAGGACGAATCGCAGGAAGGGTGGAGCCTGACGGGTTCCTTACATTTCTGGGAATACCGTATGCCGAACCTCCAGTCGGTGATTTGAGATTTGAAAAGCTCCAGCCCTTCAAACCATGGAAAGGCATCCTGAAAGCCCATACATTCGGGCCTGTTTTCCCGCAGTCTTATGACAAGACCGAACCGTCATCGCTCTATCTTCAGGATGAAGACTGCCTCACGCTCAACATATGGACACCCGCAGTCGATAACGCAAAGCGCCCTGTAATGGTTTACATCCACGGTGGCGGCTATCTATGGGGCTCTGGAATGGACCCTCTGTATGACTGCGGCAACATCGCCAGAAGGGGAAAGATCGTTGCCGTTAATTTCAACTACCGGATGGGCGCTCTGGGATATCTCGACCTCTCGGCAGTAGGCGGTGATGCTTATGCCGACAGCGGCAACCTTGCAGTACTTGATCAGATAACGGCGCTCAAATGGATACATGACAACATAGCCGCCTTCGGGGGCGACCCTGATAATGTGACGATCTTCGGAGAATCGGCCGGTGCAGGAAGCGTATCAACGCTCCTCTCAGTCAGCCAGGCGCAGGGGCTTTTTTCAAAAGCCATTCCGCAGAGCGGCGCCATAAGGATAACAAGGTCAAAGGAGTATGCGCAAAGCATAACCAAACGGTTTATGGAACTCGCAGGCGTTACGGATATTAAAGGCCTGAAGGACATATCTTCAAATGATTTCTTCATTGCACAGAAGAAGCTGCTCAAGGAAGCAGGCCTTGCAACCGACCGCCTGTTCGGGCCTGTCCGCGATGGCAGGGTCGTGCCGGTCGACCCGATCAAAGCGATATCCGAAGGTTCGGCAAAAAACGTCTCTCTTCTCACAGGTACGACCGAAGACGAGGCCAGGTTCTGGATAAAATATGAACCCCTTTTACCCTACATCCCTGCCTCTGTCCTTCTGACATTCACGCCTGACACCAAAGGCTGGGACTCTACAACAAAGACCAACGTAATAGATTTTTATAAGAAAAAATTTCCCGATGCAAACTCCGGTGATATCGGACTTGCAATAGCCACCGACTTTTTCTTCCGCATGCCGCAGATTCACCTGGCCGAAGCCCAGGCCGGTTTCGGCAATACCTGGATGTATCTCTTTACATGGGATTCGCCGATTGAAAAGGGTGTCTACGGCTCGCGTCATGCATTGGAACTGAGATTCGTCCTGGACAACAAGGACGCAGAGGTAGGCGACAACCCGCCTGTCAAACTCACCGAAAACATGATGGATGCCTGGATCGCATTTGCTAAAACCGGGAACCCCAACCACAAGGGCATACCGGAATGGCCCAGATACGACACGAAAACAAGGGCGACCATGATCTTTAACGAAAAGTGCATGGTCGTCAATGATCCCGGCTCCGAGGAAAGAATCTTCTGGGAGAAGACCAAACCTTCATCAAAATAG